GCAGTTCCCGGAGCTGGTCATGCCTTATATCCGTACCCATGCCCAGGAAATGGCAAGGGAAGTCATTGACCGCCACATAGGCCTTTATGTGAATGATTTTTCCCTGAACCTGGGGGAGGAGGGCAGGGCGGCGGTTGCCTTTTTCTTCCGGATGGGAGAAAGCATGGGGCTTTTCCCACCCTTTGCAGGAGACTATATGGCTCCTGTCTGATTTTTTTATCTGTATCAGACGAGGATACGCCAGCAGCGGTGTATCCTTTTTTGTTTGTTCTGATAATCTTCTGGAATGGTTTTCTGTGTTATTTCTTCAATTGTTTCAGATCTGAACCTTTCCATGCAGGGTTCAAAACCCTGATGGTTGGTGGAAAAAAAGATGGTAGATCCTTTTTCCATGACCTGAATGACCCTTGTGATGAGCTCGGGGTGGTCCCGTCGGATGTCAAAGGTGCGGTCCTTTTCCCTTGCGGAAGAATAGGAGGGAGGATCCACGACGGCAAGAGAAAAGGTCTGTCCTTTTTGTTTGAGGATCTTCAGGTAGTCCATGGCGTCGGCCTGCAGAAGCCGGTGCTTTTCCCTGTGGGTCCCGTTGAGAATGAAATTTTCTTCTGCCCAGTCCAGATTACTCCGGGATCTGTCAATGGAAAGGCTTTCTGCCGCACCGCCTGCGGCCGCGTAGCAGGTAAAACTTGCCGTATAACAGTAAAGATTCAGAAACCTTGTTCCAGCCGCCATATTTCTGACCATGGCCCGGGTATTTCTGTGGTCGGAAAAAAGGCCCGTATCCACAAAATCCGATGGATTGATCCAGAAGGAAAGATCCCGTTCCTTCATCCTGATTTTTTCACCGGTCCGGTCTATCCGCTCATATCGCCTGCCATCTCTGATACCGGCGTGTCTTTTTTTCAGATGCACCCGGTCCATGGGAATGCCAAGGGTTGTGGCCACAGCCTCTGCCATGGACGGAAGCCAGTGGTCCATGGACTGTTCCCGAACATACTCTGCAATGACAAGATGGCCTGCATACCAGTCCACAACCGCACGGATTTCGGGAATATCCCAGTCATAGAGCCGGAATATTTCAAGGCCTTCACGTTGAAAACGTTTATGGAGGTGCTTGAAACGTTTTTGGATACGGTTGGCAAGCATGGCTGCCTGCCGGGCTGTTTTTTCGTCGTGAATGGGGTGGGGCATGGAGGCTCCTTTTGTTCGGAATCAAGGTAGAGTCAATTTTCTTGCATAATTTTTTTGAGTTTAGTAAGATTGCATATAACTCACTACATAATGTTGAAAAACTGTAAGTTTTTTTATGGGCCGCCGCCCATTTTACAGTGCAGATGGAGCCGGTATCATACGGATTCCATTATCCCTTCAGGCTACCCGCCAAACCGCAGTTGATCTGCAAAGCTGCCCCCTGAACCTGAAAAAAGGGGCATGGATTACGTCTTTTTGTATCCAGCCGTCGGCATGAAATGGATCCTTATGTATTCAGTCCTGTTACCAAGCCTTTTCTGATGTGAAAATCCGTTGAAAAATTGCAACCGCAAGGAGCCTTTCCATGGAAACCACCTCGTTGCACATTCCGGTGCAGAAGCGCATTTTTGTCCGCATTATCACAACCGTACTCCTGATGACCACACTTATTCTTGTGATCATGGGCTTCTGGCAGTATCAGACAGCCAGATCCAGCCTTCAGCAGGGGATGGCTGTAGATGCGGATCTTGTTGTGCAGCGTCTCCTTCAGGCCCTTCAGGAACCCCTTTATAATTTTGACATGGCCCAGGCGGAAGCACTTTTGCGATCAGAAATACCTGACAACAGGCTTTCTGCCATAGGTCTTTCGGACCCTGCCAACACCCGAATGATCATGGTCGTGGTGAAAGATGGAGCGGGCAAACCTGCAAAGACGGAGAAACTCCCTGAAACGAACGGTTATCGGCAGGAAAGTCCTGTCAAACGGTCTGATGATGTGCTCGGTCATATAACAGTGGTGATGAATCTTTCCCATTATGAGGAAAATCTCCGGCAGATTCTTCGTAATACGGTTCTGACCATTGTTTTATTGAACATCCTGCTTCTGGCGGTTATGGCCCTAAGTCTGCGCATCATGGTTTTTATGCCCCTGCAGTCTACCATTGCAGCCGTCAGAGATATTGCGGAAGGGGAGGGAGATCTGACGAGAAGAATTTCCGAGGCCAGTGGCAATGAACTCAGTCTTGCTGCCCGCTGGATCAATGTTTTTATCCTTCAGATTCATGGGATAATGAGCCGTATCCGGGATAACGGGAACAGTCTTGCGGATTCTGCCGCCAGTCTTCTTTCCATATCCGAACGGTTGGCAACGGATTCCAGAACATCATCGGAACGGGCATCGGCCGTATCCCGGGCCACCGGCAGCATGAGCCAGAGTATGGACAGCATTGCTTCGGCCATGGAGCAGGCATCCACCAACACTTCCATGGTGGCAGCAGCAGCCGAACAGATGACGGCAACCATCGATGAAATTGCAAAAAACACGGAGAGTGCACGGCGCAACACCAAGAATGCCGTTGACCGTTCCGAAGTGGCCACGGAAAAAATGGCTCAGTTGGAAAAGGTTGCAGGAGAAATCGGTAAGGTTACGGAGTCCATTACGGAAATATCGGAACAGACCAACCTCCTTGCCCTTAATGCCACCATAGAGGCGGCCCGTGCCGGTGAGGCAGGCAAAGGTTTTGCCGTTGTGGCCAGTGAAATCAAAACCCTGGCTACCCAGACAACCACCGCCACGGAAAATATCCGAAAAATTATTGGTACGGCGCAGAGTCTGATCAAGGATGCCACCGGTGAAGTGCAGGATGTGTCCGGTGCCATTCAGTCCACCAGTGATATGGTTACGGTAATTGCCACTGCTGTGGAGCAGCAGTCAGCCGCAACAAGGGAGATATCGGGCAATGTACATCAGGCCGCCCAGGGCATTCAGGAGGTGAATGAGAACATGGCGACCATGACGGGGTTTGTGCAAAGTATTCGCAATGATATTGAGAGCGTGGATCAAATCAGCCAGGAAATGAACAATATCAGCTGTGATGTGAATGGGCGGGCCAGGGAGGTGGCTTCCATGGCCGAAGGTCTTCAGGGGCTTATCGGCCGGTTTGTTCTGTAAAGGATTTGTTCAACAGTGCCATGACACATAAGGCACGGGCATTGGATGCAGAAATTTCTTGCTGTCTACGGATTGTTCAAAAGGAGGTGTGTATGATGGGTTCCGTGAGGGTGAGTATTTTGATCAGCAGCATGCTTTTGATTGCCATGGCATTATTTGTCAGTGCGGTTTGTGCCAGAGAGACCGTGCGTGTTGTGGGGCACCAGTATACGCCATATCAGAATCAGGATCAGTCAGGTTTTCAGAATGATCTGGTGAAGGCAGCCTTTGATGCCGTTGGCTTGCAAGCGGATATTGCCATCACCCCTCCCTTTCGAACCATTCAGGATTTTTATAACTGCAGGTATGCTGTCTCCGCTGATGGAGAGACTTTGGAAGATGAGATCAAAAACAGAGAGCTTGATGTACGAAAGCATGTCTACTGGAATGTGCCCATAGGGCTTATGTACTATAAACCCAACTTAACGGAAGCGGAGCGGAAAGCCCTTGAATCCGTAAGTGATTTTTCTCAGATTAATCCGGAGTATTCCATATTGAGTTATGGAGGATATGATCCCTATACCCCGGAGGGTTTTCAGGGAAAGGTAGACTCCCGGTCCCATTCTCCGGAACAGACCATGATGATGATAAAGGGCAATCGATATAAGCTGGGTTTT
The sequence above is drawn from the Desulfobotulus pelophilus genome and encodes:
- a CDS encoding class I SAM-dependent methyltransferase; its protein translation is MPHPIHDEKTARQAAMLANRIQKRFKHLHKRFQREGLEIFRLYDWDIPEIRAVVDWYAGHLVIAEYVREQSMDHWLPSMAEAVATTLGIPMDRVHLKKRHAGIRDGRRYERIDRTGEKIRMKERDLSFWINPSDFVDTGLFSDHRNTRAMVRNMAAGTRFLNLYCYTASFTCYAAAGGAAESLSIDRSRSNLDWAEENFILNGTHREKHRLLQADAMDYLKILKQKGQTFSLAVVDPPSYSSAREKDRTFDIRRDHPELITRVIQVMEKGSTIFFSTNHQGFEPCMERFRSETIEEITQKTIPEDYQNKQKRIHRCWRILV
- a CDS encoding methyl-accepting chemotaxis protein → METTSLHIPVQKRIFVRIITTVLLMTTLILVIMGFWQYQTARSSLQQGMAVDADLVVQRLLQALQEPLYNFDMAQAEALLRSEIPDNRLSAIGLSDPANTRMIMVVVKDGAGKPAKTEKLPETNGYRQESPVKRSDDVLGHITVVMNLSHYEENLRQILRNTVLTIVLLNILLLAVMALSLRIMVFMPLQSTIAAVRDIAEGEGDLTRRISEASGNELSLAARWINVFILQIHGIMSRIRDNGNSLADSAASLLSISERLATDSRTSSERASAVSRATGSMSQSMDSIASAMEQASTNTSMVAAAAEQMTATIDEIAKNTESARRNTKNAVDRSEVATEKMAQLEKVAGEIGKVTESITEISEQTNLLALNATIEAARAGEAGKGFAVVASEIKTLATQTTTATENIRKIIGTAQSLIKDATGEVQDVSGAIQSTSDMVTVIATAVEQQSAATREISGNVHQAAQGIQEVNENMATMTGFVQSIRNDIESVDQISQEMNNISCDVNGRAREVASMAEGLQGLIGRFVL